TGCTGGACGAGGGCGGCCGGGAGCGGCTGGCCGAGGCCTATCCGACCGTCGATCTCGACGTGGTGATGCGGCGGCTGGCGTTCATCTCGCTGCGCCAGTTGTTCGTGACGGGCTTCTTCCACGGCGATCCACACCCTGGCAATGTCATCGTCCTGGCAGACAACCGCGTCGGGCTGATCGACTTCGGGATCTTCGGCGAACTGGCTCCCAGCGAGCGCGAGATCTGGCGGCGGCACTTCCAGGCGTTCGCGATGGGCGACATCCGCGAGGCGATCTACCAGTACGAGCGGCTGATCGTCACCGATCCTGACAGCGACGTCGTGGCGTTTCAGCGCGAGGCCTACCTGATACTGGAGCGGCTGTACCAGGCGCACCGCGACCCGCACACGTCACCGGCCGAGCGCCACATCGCCCGGTCATCCAGCGCCGTCTTCGAGCTGCTTCGACGGCACCGGCTGCGCGTGACGCTCAACAACCTGCTGTTCTGGCGGACGCTCGTCGCCCTGAACGCCTCGGCGTTTCGGCTGTCGCCGACGTTTGACCTGATCGGCGTCCAGCGCCAGTTCTTCGATGCCTACGGCCCGGACCCCATCGACGAGGCCTGGACGGTGTTCCGAGACGCGATCGCCGAACAGATCGTGGCGGTGCTCAGCGGCGAGCTTGACCGCGCCGCCCAGGTGCTCGCCCTGGAGAGCCGCGGCGAGCTGAAGCTGAACGCTGTCGTCCACGCCGCTGAGCCGACCGCGCGCAACCGCGACCGGCACGCCCGCGCCCTGACCCTGGCGCTGGTCGCCGTGTCGCTGGCCGTGGCCGGGCTGGGCTCGGCGCTGGAGCCAACATGGCGGACGGCGATGCTGCTCGGGGCGATCCCCGTGTTCGGCAGCGCCATCCTG
The DNA window shown above is from Chloroflexota bacterium and carries:
- a CDS encoding AarF/ABC1/UbiB kinase family protein, giving the protein MATDGALSRALLDLRRATLAVVVLPRFGGGPFLRRLVGLPPRGPSGPVRLRLALERLGITYLKLGQFLAMRFDVLPAAYCQELGNLFDGVPAGPVETARALVEAELGRPIDQLFAEFDSDALAAGSIAQVHRARTLDGQHVAVKVQRPGIRRIFAADMRNLRRVATLFDAVGGAGFASFRDMVDDFASWTTREMDFTQEGQTADRLRELALDYEVVPAVFWELSTSRVLTLELLDGPNAVQIQKLLDEGGRERLAEAYPTVDLDVVMRRLAFISLRQLFVTGFFHGDPHPGNVIVLADNRVGLIDFGIFGELAPSEREIWRRHFQAFAMGDIREAIYQYERLIVTDPDSDVVAFQREAYLILERLYQAHRDPHTSPAERHIARSSSAVFELLRRHRLRVTLNNLLFWRTLVALNASAFRLSPTFDLIGVQRQFFDAYGPDPIDEAWTVFRDAIAEQIVAVLSGELDRAAQVLALESRGELKLNAVVHAAEPTARNRDRHARALTLALVAVSLAVAGLGSALEPTWRTAMLLGAIPVFGSAILAEARA